The following coding sequences are from one Lolium rigidum isolate FL_2022 chromosome 6, APGP_CSIRO_Lrig_0.1, whole genome shotgun sequence window:
- the LOC124666832 gene encoding putative 2-succinyl-6-hydroxy-2,4-cyclohexadiene-1-carboxylate synthase yields the protein MVNLVEAQKPLLHFLIRLAGLRQHTVDVDGAGTELTFWVPKDKVPKDKSTVREITPEAADGKTGKAPAAERPAVVLVHGFAAEGIVTWQFQAGVLAKHYDVYIPDLLYFGGSTSPSSDRSPGFQAECLAAALGKLGVERCTVVGFSYGGMVAFKMAEARPDLVRSLVVSGSVVAMTDSISETTLERIGVKSSAELLLPDSVKGLKALLSIATHRNLWFPERLHRDYLQVMFTNRKERAELLEGLVVSNKDATVPVLPQKILLLWGENDNIFNIELAKTMKEQLGEKTMLQSIDKAGHLVHLERPCVYNRLLKEFLAHVNAEAPNKE from the exons ATGGTGAACCTGGTGGAGGCACAGAAGCCGCTGCTGCACTTCCTGATCAGGCTGGCCGGGCTCCGGCAGCACACGGTCGACGTCGACGGCGCCGGGACGGAGCTCACCTTCTGGGttcccaaggacaaggtccccaaggacaagtccactgtGCGCGAAATCACGCCCGAAGCTGCCGACGGGAAGACCGGCAAGGCACCGGCGGCAGAGAGGCCGGCCGTCGTCCTCGTGCACGGCTTCGCCGCCGAAGGCATTGTCACCTGGCAGTTCCAG GCCGGCGTGCTGGCGAAGCACTACGACGTGTACATCCCGGACCTGCTGTACTTCGGCGGCTCCACGTCGCCCTCGTCGGACAGGTCCCCGGGGTTCCAGGCGGAATgcctggcggcggcgctggggaAGCTGGGCGTGGAGCGGTGCACGGTGGTGGGGTTCAGCTACGGCGGGATGGTGGCGTTCAAGATGGCCGAGGCGCGCCCGGACCTCGTCCGCTCGCTCGTCGTGTCGGGCTCCGTCGTCGCCATGACCGATTCCATCAGCGAGACCACCCTCGAGAGGATCGGCGTCAAGTCGTCGGCCGAGCTGCTGCTGCCCGACTCCGTCAAGGGGCTCAAGGCGCTGCTCTCCATCGCCACGCACAGGAACCTCTGGTTCCCGGAGCGCCTTCACAGGGACTACCTCCAG GTGATGTTTACCAACCGCAAGGAAAGAGCAGAGCTGCTCGAAGGTTTGGTGGTCAGCAACAAAGACGCCACCGTGCCCGTCTTGCCACAG AAAATACTTCTGCTCTGGGGAGAGAACGACAACATCTTCAACATAGAGCTCGCCAAGACAATGAAAGA GCAGCTCGGCGAGAAGACGATGCTGCAGAGCATAGACAAGGCCGGGCATCTCGTGCACCTCGAGAGGCCCTGTGTCTACAACCGCCTCCTCAAGGAGTTCTTGGCGCACGTCAATGCTGAAGCTCCCAATAAGGAGTGA